TGGCATCACAATAATGCTCAACAGGATGCCATAAAGAATCTGCTCAACCGTTCATAACAGTTGAACTTAAGGAATTGGATACAATCCTGCTCGCAGTTAAGCTGCTGTTGCAACCGGACTGTTCAGGGATTGTTCGGATGTCTTGCGTTTCGAGGCTCGTTTTTTGACCATCGGATAGCAGGGACGAGGAGTTGGCTTGTGCCCCTTGCCTCGTCCTGGCGATTTACCACGAGGTTTAGGCGCAGGAGCAGGGGTGCCAATCACTGCCAAAATGCCTGCAAACGCTTGTGCGACCCGACCCGGAGTCAACGTTTCTTGCGGTGCCTGCCAGGGCAAGGGGTGGTCAGTACAGTCCTTTCGCGCTAACCACAACTGCCAACTGAGCAACGGCATCAGGCTGCTCCACTGTTCGGTTGCCGATACAGAACTGAACTGGGGATGTGTCCAATATAGCCTCTGCTTGGCAAAGCGATACCAGTGTTCAATGGCAAAGCGACGGAGGTAGTGCAACCACAGGGTTTCTAACGGAGGCATCTGCTCACCCAGCCAAACTAACCACAAAGGAGCCAAGCGTCGCGTGCTGCTCTGTGTCTCCAGCACCTCCACGCGCAACACTTCCATTGCCCGTTTGGGGGATTTGCGGAAATGGTATGCACTCCAACGACTGACCCGCACTCGTCCCCAGTTGGGATCATCGACTTCAACGGTTTCGACCGGGACACTCCAAGTGTCAGGGTCATTGAGTTTCATCTTATGTCCATGCTTGGCAGGTGCGCCTCGCCCTCGATACGCTGGGGGCGCGCCATAGACACATCGATTGGATGTAACCCGCAGCAGCAAGTCTGCCTCAATCCCTGCCGTTTGGTTGACAAAACTGGCATTGCCGTACCCTCGGTCGTAGATCGCCAACGGACGCACCGCTAACTGCCGAGTCACTTGTTTGAGTTGGAATGCCGCTTTACTGGCGGGTGTTTCAAAGCTGGTGATGCGCTCATGCCGCAATGGTAATGCCCAACTGCCCCTGTCTTCAGCAATCCAGGCTAAGGTACTGTAGTTTTGTCCGGCTATCGGGGCATGTCCTGTTCTGCCTGATAAGGTGCGGTCTTTCAAACGCCTGGCAGCAGGACGGTTCCACCGACTCGCATCACCTGCCAACAACGGTTGCTGCTGAGTCGGTATCTGCTGCACCAACAGCTTCAGCACCTTTGATCGGGGTAGGCGGCTATCGCGCAACGCTTCATAGGTGCTCGACCACTGGCGACGAAAGACAGGACTCTGCGATAGCCTCACAAACGACACGATGCACGCACTCACTAACACGGCATCCATCAGATCAAACAGGGCATCTCTGGCGTTTCCCAAGCTGGCATACAACGTTTGGCGAAATTGCTGAAGTTCGTTGAAAATCATGGGGTCAATGTTGGTTGTACTTCATTGACCTTACGGCAGTCGGTGCTTCTCATTGACTGCCTTCCTCTTCACCATTAGTCCAAACTAAAGAGGCTGAGCAACTCTGTTCTATTGGATCAGGAGCCGTAGAATCGGCTGTCAAACAGATTGGGCGACGCCTCCAAATTTCGGGTGCTCGCTGGAATACGGCCTCCGTTAATGCCATGTTGAGTCTGCGCTGTGCCTACCTCAATGGACAGCTCGCCAGTTGACTGTTTCATCGAAAGTGGGATGCCTGACTGCCTGACACATCTCTGGAAACCCCTGATTTCTCGTAGGGGACGCTGGCCCAAAAGCTCCTCTGACCAAGCCCTCCGGCTCCAACTCAGGAGCTATGGACCTGACTGCCTGACACAAGTGGTTGAAAGAGTTGAGACCTCGTCAACAGAGGGAAAAGGTGAGCTGACATGAGACGCTGAAATTTGCGTCATCTCAGGGTCTGTATCATGCCAGCCACCACCTGCCTCTATGATCAAGTGCTGTCGTTATTGCGTCAATCCAGTAATGCCCGCGACCTGCGCCACCTCAAAGCGCTGGCGTGGATGGTGACGGCCCTGGTGTGCAGCGGTCGGTTGAGCCTGCCGCAGTGGGAAGCCTATGTGCCCAGTCGGGCCCGTCAGGCGCAAAGCACTGAACGCCGGTGGCAGCGCTTCCTAGGCAATCGCCGGGTGCGGGTCAAAAGTCTGTACGTGCCGCTGGTGCTAGCCGCCATCCATCGCTGGCAAGGTCGGCGGCTTTACCTGGCGCTCGATACGACGGTGTTGTGGAATCGCTACTGCAGGATTCACCTGACGGTTACCTGTTGCGGACGAGCGGTGCCGCTGCTGTGGCGGGTTTTGGAGCATCCCAGTGCCACCGTCAGCACGAAGCGATACCTCCCCATGCTGCGGTTAGCCCATCGGCTGTTGCAGTCGTACCCCGATGTGATGGTGTTAGCCGACCGCGGGTTTGCTAACCATGACCTGCTGGAGTGGCTAAGCCAAAGTCGCTGGCACTATTGTTTACGCTTGCCCAGTGACGTAGTGGTGCAGGGTCCGCGCCGTCATCCTGTTAAGGTAGGCTATCTGTGGCCTCCCAAAGGTGAAGCTCGACTCTATGAAGGGGTGGGAATCTGGAGCGAGGGGCGCTGGCGCTGCAATTTGGTGCTGGCTCATGTCAAAGGCGTCGAGGAACCCTGGGCGGTCATCACTGATGAGTCTCCCTCCCTCAATACCCTGTGGCAATATGCTCTCCGCTTTCGAGTCGAGGAGCTTTTCCTCGATTCTAAATCTGGTGTCTTTGAGTTAGAAGCTTCCGGCATCCGCTCCGCTCCGGCTCTCGAACGCCTCTATCTGGTCGCGGCGATCGCTATCCTTGATGGCACGACCCAGGGCATGGCGGTGCAACTCGATGGGCTACGCTGCCAGGTTGACCCGCACTGGAGGCGAGGGATTAGCTATCTCAACATAGGTTTGCGCTGGCTCAAGGGTGCCGTCAATAAAGGGCGAACACTGCTTCAGCTGATTGCCCTATTTACCGTTGACCCTGAACCCTGTTTTGCCTCTAAAAAAGCTGAAGCCCACTATTATGACCGCATTTGGTTTTCTAGAATTCAATCCTTGTGCTGCCAGCCGACACCCGGGCAGTCCGCATAAAAAGATGTGTCAGGCAGTCAGGGTTACAGGTGTAATGTTGAACTGTTTCCGAATGTCATCTAAATGATCCTTCCTGAAATAGTAATAAATTTGATTCCCAATAGGAATGGTGTGATCGGGGATTAACTTTCCGGTCTGCACCCAGTTCTTCACCACGTTATCGCCAACGCCTAATTCAGACTCTAGCTCACGAGTTTGATATAGCCCTACGCAGTCACGTTAGGGCATTCTCTAAAAGCAGCATCAACACAATCGCGAAAGTTATCAAACTCATCCCAGCGTTGCCGCATCCAATTCTTCAGCACAAACCACCAATGCTCAATCTCGTTCAAGTCTGGGGAATAAGGGGGTAAATACCAAATCTCACACCCTGCTTGAGCCACGATCTCTTCAATGGTTTGAGAATGATGGAAACTGGCATTGTCAATCACAATCACATCTCCCGCTCGCAGTTGGGGGACTAAGCACTCCTCCAACCCCCTCTCCACTAAATCCCGGTTGCACGAGCCAGCAAAGGTCATTGGCGCAAAGAGGCTGTTCTCTCGTAAGGCCGCAATCCAACTGACTCGTTCGGTGCGTTTTCCTGATTTAAGCCCATAGAAGCGGTCTCCAACCTCGCAGTAGCCGTAGGGATAAACGTCTCGATGATCAATGCCTGCTTCATCGACATAGACAACCTGATGCGGCAGCTTACTCCTCAAGCGCTCTTGAAACTCTTGTCGCTTCAGGTCGTCTCGTTCCCGATAGCCATAGGTCTTTTTTTTCGACTAAACCCAATCTTTCGCAAGGCTCGACTGATGTCCTGCTGTGTCACAT
The Thermoleptolyngbya sichuanensis A183 DNA segment above includes these coding regions:
- a CDS encoding NF041680 family putative transposase; the encoded protein is MIFNELQQFRQTLYASLGNARDALFDLMDAVLVSACIVSFVRLSQSPVFRRQWSSTYEALRDSRLPRSKVLKLLVQQIPTQQQPLLAGDASRWNRPAARRLKDRTLSGRTGHAPIAGQNYSTLAWIAEDRGSWALPLRHERITSFETPASKAAFQLKQVTRQLAVRPLAIYDRGYGNASFVNQTAGIEADLLLRVTSNRCVYGAPPAYRGRGAPAKHGHKMKLNDPDTWSVPVETVEVDDPNWGRVRVSRWSAYHFRKSPKRAMEVLRVEVLETQSSTRRLAPLWLVWLGEQMPPLETLWLHYLRRFAIEHWYRFAKQRLYWTHPQFSSVSATEQWSSLMPLLSWQLWLARKDCTDHPLPWQAPQETLTPGRVAQAFAGILAVIGTPAPAPKPRGKSPGRGKGHKPTPRPCYPMVKKRASKRKTSEQSLNSPVATAA
- a CDS encoding transposase, with product MPATTCLYDQVLSLLRQSSNARDLRHLKALAWMVTALVCSGRLSLPQWEAYVPSRARQAQSTERRWQRFLGNRRVRVKSLYVPLVLAAIHRWQGRRLYLALDTTVLWNRYCRIHLTVTCCGRAVPLLWRVLEHPSATVSTKRYLPMLRLAHRLLQSYPDVMVLADRGFANHDLLEWLSQSRWHYCLRLPSDVVVQGPRRHPVKVGYLWPPKGEARLYEGVGIWSEGRWRCNLVLAHVKGVEEPWAVITDESPSLNTLWQYALRFRVEELFLDSKSGVFELEASGIRSAPALERLYLVAAIAILDGTTQGMAVQLDGLRCQVDPHWRRGISYLNIGLRWLKGAVNKGRTLLQLIALFTVDPEPCFASKKAEAHYYDRIWFSRIQSLCCQPTPGQSA
- a CDS encoding IS630 family transposase (programmed frameshift), whose product is MRCKAIEAVKQGHRKVDVCRMFNISRNTLDLWLKREKETGDCRAMTGFQRGNRHKITDWSRFREFVKQHGDQTQARLATLWGDNVTQQDISRALRKIGFSRKKTYGYRERDDLKRQEFQERLRSKLPHQVVYVDEAGIDHRDVYPYGYCEVGDRFYGLKSGKRTERVSWIAALRENSLFAPMTFAGSCNRDLVERGLEECLVPQLRAGDVIVIDNASFHHSQTIEEIVAQAGCEIWYLPPYSPDLNEIEHWWFVLKNWMRQRWDEFDNFRDCVDAAFRECPNVTA